In Nicotiana tabacum cultivar K326 chromosome 17, ASM71507v2, whole genome shotgun sequence, one DNA window encodes the following:
- the LOC107821366 gene encoding histone H2A-like: MDTAGKAKKGAGGRKVGGQSKKPVSRSVKAGLQFPVGRIGRYLKKGRYAQRVGSGAPVYLAAVLEYLAAEVLELAGNAARDNKKNRIIPRHVLLAVRNDEELGKLLAGVTIAHGGVLPNINPILLPKKTGAEKAPKSPAKATKSPRKAAA, from the exons ATGGATACTGCCGGAAAAGCGAAAAAAGGTGCCGGCGGTAGGAAGGTTGGCGGCCAATCGAAGAAGCCGGTTTCCCGGTCCGTCAAAGCCGGTCTTCAATTCCCGGTTGGTAGAATTGGTCGTTACCTGAAGAAGGGTCGTTACGCTCAACGTGTTGGAAGTGGTGCTCCGGTTTATTTGGCTGCTGTTCTTGAATATTTGGCCGCTGAA GTGTTGGAATTGGCTGGGAATGCAGCGCGCGACAACAAGAAGAACAGAATTATTCCAAGGCACGTTCTGTTGGCTGTGAGGAACGATGAAGAGCTAGGGAAGCTTCTTGCCGGTGTGACCATTGCTCATGGCGGTGTGCTTCCCAATATCAACCCGATTTTGTTGCCTAAGAAAACTGGTGCTGAAAAGGCACCGAAATCTCCAGCTAAGGCCACAAAATCTCCCAGGAAAGCTGCAGCTTAG